One window from the genome of Nicotiana tomentosiformis chromosome 5, ASM39032v3, whole genome shotgun sequence encodes:
- the LOC104114913 gene encoding leucine-rich repeat receptor-like protein kinase PXL1, with translation MKNHLFFLLFFIGFFFVSSNGDEISTLLALKSSLVDPMDHLKDWNLPNNGNSSSSSVHCKWTGVLCNSKGFVDNLDLSNKNLSGRVSDQIQGLKSLSSLNLCCNDFSTALPKSLANLTSLKSIDVSQNNFVGEFPSGLGMASGLKYLNASSNNFEGFLPEDLGNAILIEIMDFRGSFFEGSIPVSFKNLQSLKFLGLSGNNLTGEIPRELGELKAVETIILGYNQFKGSIPAEFGDLSSLQYLDLAVGSLSGQIPAELGKLKNLTTVYLYQNSFEGKIPAEVGNITSLVYLDLSDNNISGEIPNELAGLKNLQLLNLMCNNLSGPIPTKLGELENLEILELWQNSLNGSLPMNLGKKSPLQWLDVSSNFLTGEIPLGLCDSGNLTKLILFNNSFSGPIPLGLSNCSSLVRVRIQNNLLSGVIPIGFGTLPKLQRLELANNNLTGEIPEDFTLSSTLSFIDVSSNHLESSLPSSILSIPSLQTFAVSDNNLKGNIPDQFQDCPSLSSLDLSSNHFTGKVPQSIASCERLVNLNLSNNQFSGEIPTHIATLPTLSILDLSNNSLVGKIPMDFGSSPALEMLNLSYNKLEGPVPSNGLLMTINPNDLIGNAGLCGGILPPCSQNLITTSNVRKTRVNHIIVGFIVGISVIIAVGIMVLAGRSMYNRWYLCNSFFKEFRFNKNNSEWPWRLVAFQRLNFTSIDILACLKESNVIGIGGNGIVYKAEIQRPHSVVAVKKLWRTNGDIEAGEELFAEVDLLGKLRHRNIVRLLGYLHNETDVMMLSEYMPNGNLGAALHGKQAAKMLVDWLSRYNIALGVAHGLAYLHHDCHPPVIHRDVKSSNILLDSDFEARIADFGLARMMLHKNQTVSMVAGSYGYIAPEYGYTLKVDEKSDIYSYGVVLLELLTGKMPLDSSFGESIDIVEWVRRKVNNKASEETLDHDVAGQCKHVQEEMLLVLKIALLCTAKLPKERPSMRDIITMLGEAKPRRKSICQNWGYTSSANKDKLIFAHSPVVGLL, from the exons ATGAAAAATCATCTCTTTTTCTTGTTATTTTTCATTGGTTTTTTCTTTGTTTCATCAAATGGGGATGAAATTTCTACATTGTTAGCACTAAAGTCCAGTCTTGTTGATCCAATGGATCACCTCAAAGACTGGAATTTGCCAAACAATGGAAACTCAAGTTCAAGTTCTGTTCATTGTAAATGGACTGGTGTCTTGTGCAACTCCAAAGGTTTTGTAGATAATCTTGATTTGTCAAACAAGAATCTCAGTGGCAGAGTTTCTGATCAAATTCAAGGGCTAAAGAGTTTATCTTCACTAAATCTTTGTTGCAATGATTTCTCCACTGCATTGCCAAAGTCATTGGCCAATCTGACTTCTTTAAAGAGCATTGATGttagccaaaataactttgtTGGCGAGTTCCCATCAGGTCTTGGAATGGCTTCTGGTTTGAAATATCTCAATGCTTCTAGCAATAACTTTGAGGGGTTTCTCCCTGAGGATCTTGGCAATGCTATATTGATCGAAATCATGGATTTTCGAGGGAGTTTTTTCGAAGGTTCAATCCCTGTATCATTCAAGAATCTTCAGAGTTTGAAGTTTCTTGGACTATCAGGGAATAATCTTACCGGAGAGATCCCTCGTGAGCTCGGTGAATTGAAAGCTGTAGAGACTATAATTCTTGGATACAATCAGTTTAAAGGTTCAATTCCTGCTGAGTTTGGTGATCTAAGTAGCCTTCAGTATCTTGACTTGGCTGTTGGCAGTTTAAGTGGTCAAATACCAGCTGAATTAGGCAAGTTGAAGAATCTGACCACTGTGTATTTGTATCAGAacagttttgaagggaagattCCAGCTGAAGTTGGAAATATTACATCTTTAGTTTACTTGGATCTTTCTGATAACAACATTTCAGGGGAGATTCCGAATGAGTTAGCAGGTTTGAAGAATTTGCAGCTGCTCAATCTCATGTGTAATAACTTAAGTGGTCCTATTCCAACAAAGCTTGGTGAGTTAGAAAATCTTGAGATACTTGAACTATGGCAAAATTCTTTAAATGGTTCTTTGCCTATGAATCTTGGGAAAAAATCTCCCTTGCAATGGTTAGATGTTTCTTCTAATTTCTTGACAGGTGAGATCCCTCTTGGTTTGTGTGATTCTGGCAATCTAACAAAGCTCATTCTCTTTAACAATTCTTTCTCTGGACCAATCCCATTAGGCCTCTCTAATTGTTCTTCACTCGTCCGAGTTAGAATCCAAAATAATCTTCTTTCAGGTGTAATCCCAATTGGATTTGGAACTCTTCCTAAGCTTCAAAGATTGGAATTGGCTAATAACAATCTCACTGGTGAAATTCCTGAGGATTTCACTTTGTCTTCTACACTTTCTTTTATCGATGTCTCCTCGAACCACCTTGAATCATCTTTGCCATCTAGCATTTTGTCTATTCCTAGCCTGCAAACGTTTGCAGTCTCGGACAACAATCTTAAAGGCAACATTCCTGACCAATTCCAAGATTGTCCATCCCTTTCGTCGCTTGATCTTTCGAGCAACCATTTCACGGGGAAAGTTCCTCAGAGTATTGCTTCATGTGAAAGGCTTGTGAATCTTAATCTTAGCAACAATCAATTCAGTGGTGAAATCCCAACTCACATTGCCACATTGCCAACTTTATCTATTCTTGATTTATCGAACAACTCCCTAGTTGGAAAAATACCAATGGACTTTGGTAGCTCCCCAGCTCTAGAAATGCTTAATCTGTCCTACAATAAACTTGAGGGTCCAGTTCCAAGCAATGGGCTATTAATGACCATTAATCCCAATGATCTAATAGGCAATGCTGGACTTTGTGGTGGCATCCTTCCACCATGTTCTCAAAATCTCATCACCACTTCAAACGTGAGGAAGACTCGTGTAAATCACATAATCGTGGGATTTATTGTTGGGATCTCGGTTATCATAGCTGTTGGGATCATGGTTCTAGCAGGGAGATCAATGTACAACAGATGGTACTTGTGCAACAGCTTCTTCAAAGAATTTCGGTTCAACAAGAACAATTCAGAATGGCCTTGGAGGCTTGTAGCATTCCAGAGGCTTAACTTCACAAGTATTGATATTCTTGCTTGCCTAAAGGAGTCAAATGTCATAGGAATTGGTGGCAATGGAATTGTCTACAAGGCTGAGATTCAGAGGCCACATTCTGTTGTAGCAGTTAAAAAGTTATGGAGAACAAATGGGGACATTGAAGCAGGAGAAGAACTCTTTGCAGAGGTAGATCTTTTAGGGAAGCTTCGTCACAGGAACATCGTTAGGCTATTAGGCTATCTTCACAATGAGACTGATGTCATGATGTTATCTGAATACATGCCTAATGGAAACCTTGGAGCTGCTTTACATGGGAAACAAGCTGCAAAAATGCTCGTGGATTGGTTGTCGAGATACAACATTGCTCTTGGTGTTGCTCATGGCCTCGCTTACCTTCACCATGATTGCCATCCACCAGTCATACATCGGGATGTCAAGTCAAGCAACATTCTTCTTGATTCAGATTTTGAGGCAAGAATTGCAGATTTTGGCTTGGCAAGAATGATGCTTCATAAGAATCAGACTGTCTCTATGGTAGCAGGATCATATGGCTATATAGCACCAG AATATGGATACACATTGAAGGTTGACGAGAAAAGCGACATATACAGTTACGGGGTAGTGCTTTTGGAGCTTCTGACTGGGAAAATGCCATTAGACTCTTCTTTCGGCGAGTCCATTGACATTGTAGAATGGGTTAGAAGGAAAGTGAACAACAAGGCATCAGAGGAAACATTAGATCATGATGTAGCTGGACAATGTAAACATGTTCAAGAAGAGATGCTTCTTGTCCTAAAGATTGCACTTCTTTGCACAGCAAAGCTTCCAAAAGAAAGGCCATCAATGAGAGACATTATAACTATGCTTGGAGAGGCAAAACCAAGAAGGAAAAGCATTTGCCAAAATTGGGGTTATACTAGTAGTGCTAACAAAGATAAGTTAATCTTTGCACATTCACCAGTTGTAGGCCTTCTATAA